In Gossypium hirsutum isolate 1008001.06 chromosome A10, Gossypium_hirsutum_v2.1, whole genome shotgun sequence, the DNA window TTGTTGTGTTGGGAGGCTTGCTAGCAACAGAACAGTCATTGGCTCAATGGGAGAGGGTTCACAAAAACATCCATGGACACTTAAATGAGCTCTCGCACCAAGATCGTAAATATGGTGCAGTGAACAGAATTTTGGTTTCAAGCTACAATGCCTTGCCTTATCCTTTAAAACCATGCTTTTTGTATCTTAGTCATTATCCAGAAGATTGGGAGATACCGAAAAAAGAACTCATTCGTTTATGGATCGCTGAAGGTTTCATTCCGGAAAACAAAGAATTCTTGATGGAGGATTTAGGCGAAAAATTCCTAGAAGAGCTTATAGATAGGAGCTTGGTTCAAGTTAGCAGGCGAGACTATACAGGAACAAATGTGGAGACATGTCGAATGCATGATCTCTTGAGAGACTTCTGCATGAAGAAAGCAAGAGAGGAGAAGTTCGTGGAAATTATTCAACAACCGCTGCATGAACTTGAAGTGACATTGGCAGAATCTATGCTACGAAGAATTTCTATTCATCCTAGTAAATCGAAAGTTTATTTGAAGGGAGAGCATCCAAAATTACGTTCTTTGTTGTTTTCTCAGAATGAGAAATTGATAGAATTATGCATTTCAAAATACAAAAGCTTCAAATTTTTAAGGGTGTTTACTCTTGCAAAAAGGGGCAACTACAATAAGTGGTGGCATGTGTCGACTGAAATTGGTAATCTCCAACATTTGAGATACTTGAAGTTATACTACAATAACAAAATGATTTTGCCGCGATCTATTGGCAGGTTAAAGAGTCTGTACACTTTATACATCAAGTTTTGTTATGACATTGTAATTCCAGATGGAGTATTTAAGTTGGAACGTTTAAGGCATATTGTAATAAAAGTGGATGAGATAAACCCCGAATGTGGATTTCGTTTGCGGCAAGGGTTCACTTCAAAAAATATTGAAACTTTGAAGTTCATAGTGGTGGATGACAAGCCGGTTGAAAATAATGCAGTGCTTAGGTGCACTAATATTCAGAGTTTAGAAATAGTATTTACCAGAGCAAAATATGTGAAGCCTACCCTAATCTTGCTAACCAAATTGCAACGCCTTGGGTCAGTGTCCTTAAGATTTTTTGATGTCTCACACCCAGACTTGGAACCCCTTTCTCAATATTATCACCTCTCCAAACTGAAATTATGGGGGCAGATAGAAGATGAGCCAAATCCGAGCGGTCATGTTTTGAAATTTCTTTCATCAAATATTGTCAAATTAACTTTAGTTGACTGTAAGCTGAGCCAAGATCCAATGGCCGTATTAGAAAAGCTATGTCATTTGAGGATTCTCCATTTGAAAGAAGCATATATTGGGAGTAAAATGGTGTGCTCTGCAAATGGATTTCCTAAACTTGATTATCTTAGAATGTTTCTTTTACCTGAGTTGAAGGAGTGGAAAATAGAAGAAAGTGCAATGCCATGCCTTCGAGAATTGGAGTTAGCCTATGTTTATAGTTTAAAGATGTTTCCAGAAGGATTGAGGTATATTACTACTTTCCAAGAATTGAATTTAACGAGAATGCCTTCGTcattgaaagaaagaattaaaGTGATAAATAGAAGAGATGGAGAGGATTTCTATAAAGTGCGCCACATTTCCTCCATCCACATTTAATTGATCCCAAAATAATCGGAGCCAACATCACTTGAGgtatttatttctataaaataataatttttgcattctttttcttttcttttcactcATAGAGTTAGAGATTGATATAA includes these proteins:
- the LOC107936663 gene encoding probable disease resistance RPP8-like protein 2; this translates as MAEAIVSLAVERISELLIREAVFLKDVKEEVESLNTELKRMQCFLEDVDGKAEQDTRLRNRVSEIRDLAYDAEDVIDSFILERAHQGGFQGIVKRFTSICTKPWHLHKIGVQVKAIQTKLQNISKNLPAYEISRAGEGSSSVFNVQRQLRRTYSHVEEEDVVSLEVSTKDVITKLMTEEDRPHAVVSIVGMGGLGKTTLARKVYNHVDVRRHFDFLAWFSISQQCKPREVLLSVLKKVLSPSNDEREKIEKMDEIELRRTLFDALKEKRYLVVLDDIWRSEDWDILKPAFPRGRKGSKILFTTRNRNVASRADPWSTPMELPLLTDDERWNLLCKKAFPRSKMGSQCCSEEFVNLGKEMVKKCGGLPLAIVVLGGLLATEQSLAQWERVHKNIHGHLNELSHQDRKYGAVNRILVSSYNALPYPLKPCFLYLSHYPEDWEIPKKELIRLWIAEGFIPENKEFLMEDLGEKFLEELIDRSLVQVSRRDYTGTNVETCRMHDLLRDFCMKKAREEKFVEIIQQPLHELEVTLAESMLRRISIHPSKSKVYLKGEHPKLRSLLFSQNEKLIELCISKYKSFKFLRVFTLAKRGNYNKWWHVSTEIGNLQHLRYLKLYYNNKMILPRSIGRLKSLYTLYIKFCYDIVIPDGVFKLERLRHIVIKVDEINPECGFRLRQGFTSKNIETLKFIVVDDKPVENNAVLRCTNIQSLEIVFTRAKYVKPTLILLTKLQRLGSVSLRFFDVSHPDLEPLSQYYHLSKLKLWGQIEDEPNPSGHVLKFLSSNIVKLTLVDCKLSQDPMAVLEKLCHLRILHLKEAYIGSKMVCSANGFPKLDYLRMFLLPELKEWKIEESAMPCLRELELAYVYSLKMFPEGLRYITTFQELNLTRMPSSLKERIKVINRRDGEDFYKVRHISSIHI